The following are encoded together in the Janthinobacterium sp. Marseille genome:
- a CDS encoding DUF1854 domain-containing protein — MSNFQLTRNAFGKLIYSAPGEEVQEGVVPVRSFPIAAPDIGIAIVSPDGHELAWIEKLSDLPDATRLLLEEELASREFLPEIKQIKRVSVFASPSTWTLATNRGDATLVLKGEEDIRRIGESALIIADTHGIQFLIRDLNKLDKTSRKLLDRFL, encoded by the coding sequence ATGAGCAATTTTCAATTAACGCGTAACGCCTTCGGCAAATTGATTTATTCCGCCCCGGGTGAGGAAGTGCAGGAGGGCGTAGTACCCGTACGTTCTTTCCCTATCGCCGCACCTGATATCGGTATTGCCATCGTCAGTCCCGACGGACATGAGCTGGCATGGATAGAAAAGCTGAGCGACTTGCCTGATGCAACGCGTCTCTTGCTGGAAGAAGAATTGGCCAGCCGTGAATTCTTGCCGGAGATCAAACAGATCAAGCGCGTCTCGGTATTTGCTTCGCCCAGCACCTGGACGCTGGCAACCAACCGTGGCGATGCAACGCTGGTACTCAAGGGTGAAGAAGATATCCGCCGTATCGGTGAGTCAGCATTGATCATCGCCGATACGCATGGCATCCAGTTCCTGATTCGTGACTTGAACAAGCTGGACAAAACCAGCCGTAAATTGCTGGACAGATTCTTATAA